One Glycine max cultivar Williams 82 chromosome 3, Glycine_max_v4.0, whole genome shotgun sequence DNA window includes the following coding sequences:
- the LOC100777045 gene encoding Putative expansin-A17-like precursor (The RefSeq protein has 1 substitution compared to this genomic sequence) — protein MGKFILSTGLILFVVLFTTELGVASAVWQRAHATFYGGSDASGTMGGACGYGNLYTDGYGTKTAALSTVLFNDGKSCGGCYRIVCDASQVPQWCLRGTSIDITATNFCPPNLALPNDNGGWCNPPRPHFDMSQPAFQTIAKYKAGIVPILYMKVGCKRSGGIRFTINGRDYFELVLISNVGGAGEISRVWVKGSRMNNWESMTRNWGANWQSLRYVNGQSLSFRVQLRNGKTRTADNVAPSNWRFGQSFSSNVQF, from the exons ATGGGAAAGTTCATTTTGAGTACTGGTCTTATATTGTTTGTGGTGTTATTCACTACTGAACTTGGAGTAGCATCAGCTGTTTGGCAGCGAGCTCATGCAACTTTCTATGGTGGGAGTGATGCCTCAGGAACAATGG GAGGTGCATGTGGCTATGGAAATCTCTACACAGATGGTTATGGCACAAAAACAGCTGCCCTGAGCACTGTTTTGTTTAATGATGGAAAATCATGCGGTGGTTGCTATAGGATAGTTTGTGACGCAAGCCAAGTGCCCCAATGGTGCCTCAGGGGCACTTCCATCGATATTACTGCCACAAATTTCTGCCCCCCAAACCTCGCACTTCCTAATGACAATGGCGGTTGGTGTAATCCCCCTAGACCACACTTTGACATGTCTCAACCTGCCTTTCAGACAATAGCCAAGTACAAAGCTGGAATTGTACCAATCTTGTACATGAA AGTTGGGTGCAAAAGAAGTGGAGGCATCAGATTTACCATCAATGGAAGGGACTATTTCGAATTGGTGCTTATAAGCAACGTAGGTGGAGCTGGAGAGATTTCCCGAGTTTGGGTTAAAGGGTCCAGAATGAATAATTGGGAATCCATGACGAGGAATTGGGGTGCTAACTGGCAAAGCTTAAGATATGTGAATGGTCAGAGTTTGTCTTTCAGAGTTCAACTCCGCAATGGGAAGACTCGCACGGCAAATAATGTAGCACCGTCCAATTGGAGATTTGGCCAGTCTTTCTCCAGCAATGTTCAGTTCTGA